In Brassica napus cultivar Da-Ae chromosome A3, Da-Ae, whole genome shotgun sequence, the sequence TTCTAGTCATGAAGTTGTCAACAAGTTTGCGTAGCTTTTTGGGAAGATGACATTTCTTTATGCCCACATGTTTCCTTGTTAAGTGCCGACTACTATTTTTATCTATGATAAAacttaatttctatttttttagaacacttaaaaatgactatgtTGAAACACAGTGGTTACGAATACGACTGTAAAATTTTGTGGCAAACATAAAAACTACTAAAGCATAGCATCGTGAAGAACGATTTTTCGTAGTTCCGAAGTTTCTTCCTTGGATATTTCTTGTTGAAActtttaagataaatttttgGACGTTGATTTCGAGATTACCGATTTTTACCCCACCACAAACCAGTTGCAAATCCTTGAAAATCATAAGTTAGGAACAATAGCCCTCAGAGAGGAAATAATTTTGATGTATTTAGTGTGAACTCCCGTACTACTGTCTTGTGGATGCAGTCTTGGAAAAATTCAGAAGAGATAAAAGGTATTGAATGGTCCTTGAACAGCAGAGAAAGCATATGTCATTTCTAAGGCTCTTCTTCCATAAAGCCAATTAACACGTCACTGAAGGCGAAGCACAAGCTTTACTAATGGATGTACAACAACTTAGAAGATTGGGATAGAAGCAAATCAAGTTCCTCAATGATTGCAAACCCCTGGTGGATGAATGGAATCAGTTCGTCTTTGATTCAAGCATCAAAGCAGTCCGCAGCAGTGAGATATCCTCTATGGTGCAGGGCATTCTAGAGAATTCAAAGTGGAACAGACCTTTCAATATATCTCTAggaattatataattaatgtatgTAGATGAATTAGCTAAAGCTAACTAGAAAGAGAACCAAGGCTATGTAATCAAATGGTTtcgataataataataaaggtGTTGACAACAACAAAACATTCACGTTTAGTTATGGACTTCTAAGGGTACCCGTATTAATAGTTTGTCAACCTATGTTCTAATACAGAATGAGTGAGAAGTGTGGGTTTAAATTTACTTCGATGGATTTAAATTGTTTAGCCAACATACATAATTACTTCTTGAATAATCATTTTGTCTGTTCGGGAGTTGGTGTTAATTAAGTCCGAATAAGTATGTTATGTTAAGTTAGATGGATTTCTAACTTAAAACCAGTTGGTGATAAGTAAATTCTTTTATctcttatatgtatatttttactAGCATTCagtgtgaatttttttttctaatacgCCTTTTCGAGATGATGACTATTTGATCGTCAATCTCATAATGTTTGGGTAAAATTTGATAGACTAACTTTTGGGCCGGATCGATGTGAATCGAGTTGGATTTGCTTAGATCAGGTTCTGATATTATATTAAGTTAGGTGACTTTTAAAAGTGGATTATCcatctcttttatatattaattaagattGTTTCCAATTTTATGAGAGACTTTGTCTCTAATAAGTTTGACTATATGATTTTGGGCTTCCTGCTTGACTTTGATCCGAACATTTCACTTCAATAATGGTATTTACTTCGTTCTTTGGCCTTGATTTTTGCGTTACTAAACTGGAATTTATACACTTAAGAGATGAATCACTATTATTTCAAACGGCCGGGCCACCAAAAATATCGTAGTGTCTAGGGATATTTTGTTCTATAGAATTGGAAACACCGATCATTTTGATCACATCTAAATTTCTTTAATGACAATATAGTACGAAACCGACCACGGCTTTGCATGCATAGATACAAAACACAGTACTATTACACAGGTCATAAAGACACACGATAATGTGTGTATATGGAAATGACATTTCAACTTTCAATTGTGGAGATCTCTTGTCCGGTTTAGACACAATATGGGGAAAACCTAAGGCATGGTTctagtttttaagtttttaagttTCAAGTTTTACTTGATTGAAAAAACTGGGAAAAAAGTCCTCGATCCGTGCAAAAAAAGTTGATAACGTTGTAGAAAAGCTTTCTTGATGGGTCACTATACTTGTAAAAAATTTTGTTGAAAAGAATACTTGTAAATTTTAATACTAAGCTATTATGTATTCATCATCATTGTATGATAACTAAGAGCATTTCCAatgtaaaactccatttttttcttcaaaatgaagtaaaagtgaatatgaagtaaaaatgcttcaattctactctatttttcattttataatggAGTggtgaacaaataaaaaaaagttagagcatctccatgctcactccattttttcctctaGAATGGAATGAGGATGAAGATGCCCTAATTAACTACATCTATTAGGACATCTCCATctctattctatttttttctactctatttttttcctctaaaatagagtaaacgtGAATATGAAGTGAAAAATGCTCCAACCCAACTCAATATCTCACTCTATAATGAAGTTtagagtaatctattttttgtttgttcatcactccactatagagtgagaaatagaATAAGATTagagcatttttattttatattcacttttattccattttggaggaaaaatgAAGTTTTGCAGTGAAGATGCTCTTCTACGTATTTAAACTTTGTTGAGTGCAAACTGTGGTTCCCATTAtaacttaacaaaaaaagaagttaagacTAGAATATATAGTTTAAGTGATTTGTATGTACTATATAGTGTCGCCAATGTATACATATCCATATTCAAATCTTATAATATGTAAGTTGttaatacaaaaaaatgttacgCTCTTACGAAAATCCTAGTCAAACATATGAATAAGAAACACAACtgattatatataaaactataaaacagTATATTTGACATATTTTCCCCAACAACAATACAGATCAACGTTCAGGCAGTTATCACAAACTTGCTTgaaaattttctgaattttttgaattaatttatGTTTCAGTTCCTTCCATTTTATGAATCACGCAAAAACAATTAATTCTCAATTCAAGTAAAAATTATAAGGAAAACTAAATTTTATGGATACATGTGAATACCCTACTACTATACAAGTAAATTATGCTTATCATCGAGCCTTCATGGATCAAAATTTACGGCCATGCTATGAAAACGTTTTCAACACATCTGTCGCTAAGTTGATTTTAATACAAGGATGGATCCTATATTAACTCAATGTTATGGCTGCAGATGCATGTCCCCAGTcgaatcttaaatattttgtgtaGTTGGGTCAAAGTTATATACatcatttcttttgtttctctttctctttctctctcttctacAGCCAGTACTTCAAAGAAACTAAATTGCATTTGATTGAGCAAAATGTTCTTCATTTTTTCTTCCTTCGTCCGATTTGTATAAACTACTGCAAAAACTACTTTACAAGAGCACCTTAAACCTCAACCTTGGCATATGATCATAGAGTTTCTTAAAAGAgttaaaatgatataaataaaatttggatATCTCACAATttgaaaatttcattaaaagtcTTGCATTTAGTTGTTCATTATTTGTTGAGAGATTTGCATTGAGGTTTCTCTTATACTAGGTGCATTTGGCTCTAATCGCGGCTAATTCGAATGCTCATTCGTGAGAGGATCTAATGTGTATTTGTCTCTAGTTATTTTACATCTACTGTTTCTACTGTTGAATTTATTTTACAAGAATACTCTTTCATCGataattaattcaaatttaacCTAAAGGAGGTTGCCTGCCACAGGATTTACCTATAAAGAtctaagagaaaaaaatattttaattaggatcaacataaaatacataaacttGTAAACTGTAATACTTATTAAACTGTGTGTCTAAAGTAATAAAAAAGCTCTAAAGGGATTATAGTTCAGACATTTTGGAGGTGGAAATTGCTAAATCTTGCCCTGAAGAGTAAAGAATATAACtcatgattaaaaaaaaaaaatatatatatatatatatataactcatgATTTAAGTGTTTTTATTGGTCGTCATGGTTGAGTTATCATCGATAGTCGATGTTAATTGTACAGAAGGTAAAAAGAACAAATGAAAGCAAAACTAAAACTTACAATGGAAACGCTTTTATGGAAAATTCAAAGCGAAGAAAGCGAGCCACATGCTTTGGTCTCCTATACTCTCCTTCtcacttcttcctcttctttcttaTCCTATTTGTACCATTCCTCTTTATAAATAATCCTTCTTACATGTCTATACTCGAACATATACTTGTCCAAGAACCCTAAAATCCcgagaaaaaataaaagcaaaaaagTAAAGGGAACCTAGTTTTTATCATGGCTAGGCAAATAATTATCACAGTTGAGTCGTCAAAGAAGAAAGTGGGTGGAATTGTGAAGCTCAAGAATGTTGTAGAGAGGTTGGTGCAGATTAAAGGCTTTTCCTCGGCCAAGAAACCCTGTTCCGAGGAGTACGGCCGTGATTGTGTCCCAAAAGATGTGAAGGAAGGTCATGTTGCGGTGATAGCCGTTGATGGATATCATGAGGCTACACAGAGATTTGTTGTCCCACTAATGTTTCTAGAACACCCGATGTTCAGGAAGCTTCTCGAACGGGCGGAGGAAGAGTATGGGTTCAATCACGATGGAGCACTCATGGTACCATGCCGGCCAAGCCACCTCCGGAAGATATTGACCGAACAATGGTGTTAGGACTTTTATTTGTAGTGATTATATACATGGTCTACttgatataatataataaaactggATTCGTTACAAGAGGGACTCTAAAGCATTCATTCTAGTGTTTAACTATGCGTTGGGGGTATatgtttcaagaaaaaaaaactatgctaTGTTTGG encodes:
- the LOC106430485 gene encoding auxin-responsive protein SAUR50 — translated: MARQIIITVESSKKKVGGIVKLKNVVERLVQIKGFSSAKKPCSEEYGRDCVPKDVKEGHVAVIAVDGYHEATQRFVVPLMFLEHPMFRKLLERAEEEYGFNHDGALMVPCRPSHLRKILTEQWC